Proteins encoded within one genomic window of Citrobacter amalonaticus Y19:
- the ssuC gene encoding aliphatic sulfonate ABC transporter permease SsuC, which yields MATPTKKWLLRVAPWFLPVGIVAVWQLASSVGWLSGRILPSPEGVVTAFWTLSASGELWQHLAISSWRALIGFSIGGSIGLTLGLISGLSRWGERLLDTSIQMLRNVPHLALIPLVILWFGIDETAKIFLVALGTLFPIYINTWHGIRNIDSGLVEMARSYGLSGFSLFLHVILPGALPSIMVGVRFALGLMWLTLIVAETISANSGIGYLAMNAREFLQTDIVVVAIILYALLGKLADVSAQLLERVWLRWNPAYHVKEATV from the coding sequence ATGGCAACGCCAACGAAAAAGTGGTTGCTACGCGTTGCCCCCTGGTTTTTACCGGTGGGCATCGTCGCCGTCTGGCAACTGGCCTCCTCCGTGGGCTGGCTCTCCGGGCGTATTTTACCCTCACCGGAAGGGGTGGTAACCGCCTTCTGGACGCTCTCCGCCAGCGGCGAACTCTGGCAGCATCTGGCCATCAGCTCCTGGCGTGCGCTGATCGGCTTTTCGATCGGCGGCTCGATTGGCCTGACGCTGGGGCTGATCAGCGGCTTATCGCGCTGGGGCGAACGTCTGCTGGACACGTCAATTCAGATGCTGCGTAACGTTCCGCATCTGGCACTGATCCCGTTAGTGATCTTGTGGTTTGGCATTGATGAAACCGCGAAGATCTTCCTGGTGGCGCTGGGGACGCTCTTTCCCATCTACATCAACACCTGGCACGGGATCCGCAATATCGACAGCGGTCTGGTGGAAATGGCGCGCAGCTACGGGTTGTCCGGCTTTTCGCTGTTTCTCCATGTGATCCTGCCCGGCGCCCTGCCCTCGATTATGGTCGGCGTGCGCTTTGCGCTGGGGCTGATGTGGCTGACGCTGATCGTCGCCGAAACCATCTCGGCCAATTCCGGGATCGGTTATCTGGCGATGAACGCAAGGGAGTTTCTGCAAACGGATATCGTGGTTGTCGCCATTATTCTCTACGCCCTGCTCGGTAAACTCGCCGACGTCAGCGCTCAACTGCTGGAACGCGTCTGGCTGCGCTGGAACCCGGCTTATCATGTGAAGGAGGCAACCGTATGA
- the ssuB gene encoding aliphatic sulfonates ABC transporter ATP-binding protein encodes MNTARLNQGTPLLLNAVTKKYAANTVLNQLDLHIPAGQFVAVVGRSGGGKSTLLRLLAGLESPNAGELLAGTTPLRDIQDDTRMMFQDARLLPWKSVIDNVGLGLKGHWRDAARQALAAVGLENRATEWPAALSGGQKQRVALARALIHRPGLLLLDEPLGALDALTRLEMQDLIVSLWQEHGFTVLLVTHDVSEAVAMADRVLLIEDGKIGLDLTVDIARPRRLGSVRLAELEADVLSRVMQRGVTEQPARRHG; translated from the coding sequence ATGAACACCGCCCGTCTGAACCAGGGTACACCGCTTCTGCTGAATGCGGTGACGAAAAAGTATGCGGCGAACACCGTATTGAATCAGTTGGATCTGCATATTCCGGCAGGTCAGTTTGTTGCCGTCGTCGGGCGCAGCGGTGGGGGTAAAAGCACCCTGCTACGCCTGCTGGCGGGGCTGGAATCACCGAATGCGGGTGAACTGTTGGCCGGTACTACGCCGCTTCGCGATATTCAGGACGATACCCGTATGATGTTTCAGGATGCCCGGCTTTTGCCGTGGAAGTCGGTGATCGACAATGTGGGACTGGGGTTGAAGGGCCACTGGCGGGACGCTGCGCGTCAGGCGCTGGCGGCGGTTGGGCTGGAAAATCGGGCGACGGAATGGCCAGCCGCGCTTTCCGGCGGACAAAAGCAGCGTGTCGCCCTTGCGCGAGCGCTGATCCACCGACCAGGCCTGCTGTTGCTCGACGAACCGCTTGGCGCGCTGGATGCGCTAACGCGGCTGGAGATGCAGGATCTTATTGTTTCGCTGTGGCAAGAGCATGGTTTCACCGTGCTGCTGGTAACGCATGACGTCAGCGAAGCCGTGGCGATGGCTGATCGGGTGTTATTGATTGAGGATGGCAAGATTGGCCTGGATCTGACGGTCGACATTGCGCGACCGCGCCGCCTGGGATCGGTGCGTTTAGCGGAACTGGAAGCTGACGTGTTGAGTCGGGTTATGCAGCGTGGGGTAACAGAACAGCCAGCCCGTCGGCATGGATAA